The Calderihabitans maritimus genome segment ACCGCCGTGACGGGGCAACTTTAGAGCTAAAGATCAATTCTCATCAGGCTCGATTTAACGGGCAGGAGATTAAACTGGATACTGCTCCTCTGCTGGTCGAGGGCAGTACAATGGTACCCGTTAGGGTAGTCAGCGAGTTTTTCGGGGCAACAGTTGTTTGGGACGGCAAGACACAGACAGTTACTATTACTCCTTAAAGCGAACGGCCGAAGCCTCCCTTGAAAAGGGTGAGGCTTTTTGGCTGCTGTAGGGAGGAAGTGCCCGTGAGCGGTTACTGGAAGAAAGTTTTTGGCTGGTATCTGGCCGGCATCCTATTCATCATCGCCTTTTATCTAGGCCTGTCAGGCTATATAAACTCTCGGGAGATACCTTCCGGGGAAGAAGATTTTCCGCCACAAACCGAGGAACCCGGCTTGCCGCCCATAAACGTTCTAATTCTGGGTTTGGATACCCGGGAAAATCAAAAAGAGCCGGGAAGAACTGATGCCATCATGGTGGCCCGTATCGACCCGGAAAAGCCGGGAATATATCTCGTCTCTATTCCCCGGGACACCCGGGTGAAAATCAAAGGGTCCTGGGACAAGATTAACGCGGCCTACGTTTACGGAGGCATAGACCTGGCCCGCCGTACTGTAGAGGAATTTCTGGACATTACCATTGATCACTACGTTATTGTAGACTTTCGGGGTTTCGTCAGGTTGGTGGACCTGGTTGGCGGTATAGATTTAGAAGTACCGGTACGCATGTATTACCCGCCGGAAGGGATTGACCTGCAGCCGGGGTATCAGACCCTGAACGGGGAAGATACTCTGGCTTATGCCCGTTACCGCTATACTAAAGAAGGGGACATCGGACGGGCCAAAAGGCAGCAGCAGGTTTTGGAGCTACTATTGAGAAAACTGTTGCGGTTGCAGAGTCTAAGCAAACTCCCGGGTATGATTAAAATAGCGAGAGAGTACGTAGAGACGGATTTGTCTGCCCAGACGCTAACCCAATTGGGTAGGGTTGCTTATCGGGTGAAGGATGTCCCGGTAACTACAGTGGTAATACCGGGCAAAAATTTAAAGATAGATGGCTTATGGTACTGGGAACCGGACCGCGGGAAGGTCCGGGAAATTGCCCGGCTTTTGCGCTAGGCGTTTCTTGTAATAAAAAAATGGCCGCAGGTGGAAGGACTGGCCGGAAACATGTCGAACTCTCCTGAAACAGCCTAAATTATGTAGAATATTGCAGGGGAGAGTACGGCATGAAAGAAAACCACAGAAATAATCTCAGCTTCG includes the following:
- a CDS encoding LCP family protein, coding for MSGYWKKVFGWYLAGILFIIAFYLGLSGYINSREIPSGEEDFPPQTEEPGLPPINVLILGLDTRENQKEPGRTDAIMVARIDPEKPGIYLVSIPRDTRVKIKGSWDKINAAYVYGGIDLARRTVEEFLDITIDHYVIVDFRGFVRLVDLVGGIDLEVPVRMYYPPEGIDLQPGYQTLNGEDTLAYARYRYTKEGDIGRAKRQQQVLELLLRKLLRLQSLSKLPGMIKIAREYVETDLSAQTLTQLGRVAYRVKDVPVTTVVIPGKNLKIDGLWYWEPDRGKVREIARLLR